One Onthophagus taurus isolate NC chromosome 11, IU_Otau_3.0, whole genome shotgun sequence genomic window carries:
- the LOC111419280 gene encoding histone H3, which yields MARTKQTARKSTGGKAPRKQLATKAARKSAPATGGVKKPHRYRPGTVALREIRRYQKSTELLIRKLPFQRLVREIAQDFKTDLRFQSSAVMALQEASEAYLVGLFEDTNLCAIHAKRVTIMPKDIQLARRIRGERA from the coding sequence atgGCGCGTACGAAGCAAACTGCTCGTAAATCTACTGGCGGTAAAGCCCCTCGTAAACAATTGGCAACAAAAGCAGCCAGGAAAAGCGCTCCCGCTACTGGAGGTGTAAAGAAGCCACATCGTTACAGACCTGGAACCGTAGCTCTTCGCGAAATTCGTCGTTACCAGAAGAGCACTGAACTTTTGATCAGAAAGCTGCCTTTCCAACGTTTGGTTAGAGAAATTGCCCAGGATTTCAAGACCGATTTGCGATTCCAAAGTAGTGCCGTGATGGCCTTGCAAGAAGCTAGCGAGGCTTACTTGGTAGGACTTTTTGAGGATACCAACTTGTGCGCAATTCATGCAAAACGCGTCACCATTATGCCGAAGGACATTCAGCTTGCTAGACGTATTCGTGGCGAAAGagcttaa
- the LOC111419276 gene encoding histone H4: protein MTGRGKGGKGLGKGGAKRHRKVLRDNIQGITKPAIRRLARRGGVKRISGLIYEETRGVLKVFLENVIRDAVTYTEHAKRKTVTAMDVVYALKRQGRTLYGFGG, encoded by the coding sequence ATGACTGGCCGAGGAAAGGGAGGAAAAGGGCTTGGTAAAGGGGGTGCGAAACGTCATCGCAAAGTACTCCGTGACAACATCCAGGGCATTACCAAACCGGCCATCAGGCGTCTTGCTCGTCGCGGTGGCGTAAAACGAATTTCCGGATTAATTTACGAAGAAACCAGAGGAGTCCTAAAGGTATTTCTTGAGAACGTTATTCGCGACGCTGTCACCTATACGGAACATGCAAAGAGGAAAACCGTTACTGCTATGGACGTCGTTTACGCCCTTAAACGGCAAGGGCGCACTCTCTACGGCTTTGGAGGCtaa